DNA from Pseudomonadota bacterium:
GTTCATCGGCCAAAGCACGCGAATCTATGACCGTGAGCGCGACCAGGTCAGTTACGGGCGGGTTCCCGCCGGTGCCGTCGTGGTGCCGGGCAGCCTGCCGGCGAAGAACGGCAAATATCAGCTGGCCTGCGCCGTGATCGTCAAACGGGTGGACCAAAAAACCCGGGAGAAAATCGGCATCAACGAATTGTTGAGAAACGCAAGATAAATGAGTGAGCGGCAGGTGACGCAGCTTTTACCGGATAAAGAATTGCGCCAAAAAAACCAGCGATGAACCAGGCAAGCAAAAAAACAATTGAGTTGTGCCGGCAACTGGTGCGGCGGCCATCGCTGACGCCGGACGATGCCGGTTGCCAGGGCATAATATCGACTCGCCTGGAGCATCTTGGATTCAAGACAGAGCCGATGAACAACGGCGAGGTAAGCAATCTATGGGCAACCCGCGGCAATGGCGGGCCGCTTTTTTGTTTTGCCGGTCATACCGACGTCGTTCCTCCGGGCGACCCGGGAAATTGGTCGACCGACCCTTACTCTGGCGAAATCAGGCACGGATTTTTATTTGGTCGTGGCAGCGCCGATATGAAAGGCGCACTGGCGGCGATGGTGACTGCCACCGAAGCGTTCGTTGCGGAAAATCCGTCCCACCGGGGAACGATCGCGTTCTTGCTGACCAGCGACGAAGAAGGCCCAGCAATAGACGGTACAGCGAAGGTCATGGAAACATTGGTGGACAGAGGCATCGCCATCGATTATTGCCTGATCGGGGAGCCGTCGAGCCAGGAAAAACTGGCGGACAATATTCGCACCGGCCGGCGAGGATCGTTAACCGGGAAACTGACTGTCGTTGGCGAACAAGGTCATGTGGCCTATCCGGAACTGGCGCGCAACCCGATCCACCACGTCGCCCCGGTGCTGAGCGAACTGCTTGGCCTGGTATGGGACGACGGCAACAAGGACTTCCCGGCGACCAGTCTGCAGATTGTTGCCATTGACGCCGGCAGCGGCGCCAGCAACGTAATCCCCGGTCGATTGGAGCTGCTGTTCAACTTTCGTTACTCGCCGGAAACAAACCGGCAAAGCCTGGTTGCACTTTGTGAGGAGATCCTCGATCGCCACGGTTTGAATTACCAACTGGAATGGGAGCACGGCGGAGCGCCGTTCCACACCCGGGGCGGCAAACTCATTGAGGTCGTTTGCGAAGTTATCGAAAAAGAGACCGGGCGGGCGCCGCGGACATCCACCTGCGGCGGGACGTCGGACGGTCGTTTTATCGCGCCGCATGGGGTCGAGGTCGTCGAGCTTGGCTTGCTCAACAAGTCGATCCACAAAGTCGATGAATGTACGCCGGTTGACGACCTCGAACGACTCAGCAATTTCTATCGCCAGATCCTCGAAAGAATTCTACTTGAGACCACGTTGAAGGACCTTCAGGCCCGATAAAATTTGCCGCCACCGCCAAATTCGCTTATTCAAAATCCAACGATATTCTGAGCTGAAAAATATTCGGCGTCTCATCGCCATTGATGCCGTTTTCAATATCCGCGCGGACATAATTGGCCATGAATCGCAGCTGCGGATTGACGTAATAATTAACGCCCAGCGTAATATTCTTCTCTTCGCCGCCATTGAACACGCCGTCATCCAGATCGATGCTGCTGAAACGGATCCCGAACTCCCAGGCCCTGGTCGCCTTTGCCCGGCCGA
Protein-coding regions in this window:
- the dapE gene encoding succinyl-diaminopimelate desuccinylase, which encodes MNQASKKTIELCRQLVRRPSLTPDDAGCQGIISTRLEHLGFKTEPMNNGEVSNLWATRGNGGPLFCFAGHTDVVPPGDPGNWSTDPYSGEIRHGFLFGRGSADMKGALAAMVTATEAFVAENPSHRGTIAFLLTSDEEGPAIDGTAKVMETLVDRGIAIDYCLIGEPSSQEKLADNIRTGRRGSLTGKLTVVGEQGHVAYPELARNPIHHVAPVLSELLGLVWDDGNKDFPATSLQIVAIDAGSGASNVIPGRLELLFNFRYSPETNRQSLVALCEEILDRHGLNYQLEWEHGGAPFHTRGGKLIEVVCEVIEKETGRAPRTSTCGGTSDGRFIAPHGVEVVELGLLNKSIHKVDECTPVDDLERLSNFYRQILERILLETTLKDLQAR